A portion of the Candidatus Eisenbacteria bacterium genome contains these proteins:
- a CDS encoding CHAD domain-containing protein, translating to MAARLRPKTPGIKGVERVVEREVEKARASLDGRQPLSDEPVHEARKRLKRARAGLRLMREALGTRAYRRENRALRDAARPLSEARDAKVLVETLDALELDGAVDARRFRNALVTQRQEARRKVQSPRRIAAVLADLRSAHKRVGRVRTRRHGWSALGPGVRRTYRAGRKAFLAARLDPSPSRLHEWRKQTKYWWHIVQMLEPIWPQELRQMARRAHRLSDQLGEDHDLVVLRQSASRSADAATRHATLERIERRRSVLQKRAMTLGAIVFRERPRTLERRLHRRWRAWRSTQTKG from the coding sequence ATGGCTGCGCGGCTGCGACCGAAGACTCCGGGCATCAAGGGCGTGGAGCGGGTGGTGGAGCGCGAGGTCGAAAAGGCGCGGGCCTCGCTCGACGGCCGTCAGCCGCTGTCCGACGAACCGGTGCACGAGGCGCGCAAGCGGCTCAAGCGGGCGCGTGCCGGGCTCCGTCTCATGCGCGAAGCACTCGGGACCCGTGCCTACCGGCGTGAGAACCGGGCGCTGCGCGACGCGGCGCGCCCGCTGAGCGAGGCACGCGACGCAAAGGTGCTGGTGGAGACACTGGACGCCCTCGAGCTGGACGGCGCGGTGGATGCCCGGCGCTTTCGCAATGCGCTCGTCACCCAACGCCAGGAAGCCAGGCGAAAGGTCCAGAGCCCGAGGCGCATCGCCGCGGTGCTCGCCGACCTGAGGTCGGCGCACAAGCGCGTCGGCCGTGTCCGCACCCGCCGGCACGGATGGTCCGCCTTGGGCCCCGGGGTGCGTCGGACCTACCGAGCGGGCCGCAAGGCGTTCCTGGCCGCGCGGCTCGACCCGTCGCCTTCGCGTCTCCACGAGTGGAGGAAGCAGACCAAGTACTGGTGGCACATCGTGCAGATGCTCGAGCCGATATGGCCGCAGGAGCTGCGCCAGATGGCACGCCGAGCGCATCGTCTCTCGGATCAGCTGGGAGAGGACCACGACCTCGTCGTGCTCCGTCAGTCGGCGTCGCGCTCGGCCGACGCCGCCACCCGTCACGCGACGCTCGAGCGTATCGAACGCCGGCGGAGCGTGCTCCAGAAGCGGGCGATGACGCTCGGCGCCATCGTCTTCAGGGAACGGCCCCGGACTCTCGAACGACGTCTCCACCGTCGCTGGCGTGCCTGGCGGTCCACTCAAACCAAAGGATGA
- a CDS encoding FAD-dependent oxidoreductase, whose translation MDTGSGHSVSVWMEDERLASRRKLDRDRHADVCVVGAGIAGLSVAHQLAREGRTVVVLEDGRIGSGETSRTTAHVSNAFDDRYALVERLHGEGGARLVAESHSAAIEEVERIVQEEGIECQLQRLDGYLFVPPGDPQDVLEREIEVCHRIGLSEVSWVERAPFPSFDTGRCLRFPRQAQFHPLRYLNGLAMAIERRGGAIFTDTHVSKIEEGKDGEPVKVETEDGVTVTTGHVVVATNTPINDMLTLHTKQYAYRTFVIGAAVQPGSVKPGLFWDTEHPYHYARVVSQDDGSEILIVGGEDHKTGQEDDAEDRYARLEGWARERFPDMGDVQHRWSGQVMEPVDTVAYIGKNPGDEKIWVATGDSGNGMTHGVIAGILLRDLILGRENSWAKVYEPSRKSLRAALSYTKENLNMAAQYASWVTPGDVDDIDDVPRGAGAVVRSGLKKIAVYRDTDGTVHCRSAVCVHLGAILTWNSEEQTWDCPAHGSRFDAKGKVLNGPANGDLQRVDEEELAKVPVGRNVAREPGARGA comes from the coding sequence ATGGACACGGGATCAGGGCACTCGGTTTCGGTGTGGATGGAAGACGAGCGGCTGGCATCGCGGCGCAAGCTCGACCGTGACCGCCACGCGGACGTCTGCGTCGTCGGCGCGGGGATCGCGGGCCTTTCGGTCGCCCACCAGCTGGCGCGGGAGGGCCGCACGGTGGTCGTCCTCGAAGACGGCCGGATCGGCAGCGGCGAGACGTCGCGAACCACGGCTCACGTCTCGAACGCGTTCGACGATCGCTACGCGCTGGTCGAGCGCCTCCATGGCGAAGGTGGCGCGCGGCTGGTCGCGGAAAGCCACAGCGCGGCGATCGAAGAGGTGGAACGCATCGTCCAGGAGGAAGGGATCGAATGCCAGCTCCAGCGTCTCGACGGTTACTTGTTCGTGCCGCCGGGTGATCCTCAGGACGTGCTCGAGCGCGAGATCGAGGTCTGTCACCGGATCGGCCTCAGCGAGGTGTCGTGGGTCGAGCGAGCGCCTTTCCCGTCGTTCGACACGGGACGCTGCCTGCGCTTCCCGCGCCAGGCGCAGTTCCATCCGCTGCGCTATCTGAACGGCTTGGCGATGGCGATCGAGCGGCGGGGGGGAGCGATCTTCACCGACACGCACGTCAGCAAGATCGAGGAAGGGAAGGACGGCGAACCCGTGAAGGTCGAGACCGAAGACGGTGTCACCGTCACCACCGGGCATGTGGTGGTCGCCACCAACACGCCGATCAACGACATGCTCACGCTGCACACCAAGCAGTACGCCTACCGAACCTTCGTCATCGGCGCCGCCGTGCAGCCGGGATCGGTGAAACCTGGACTCTTCTGGGACACGGAGCATCCCTATCACTATGCGCGCGTCGTTTCCCAGGATGACGGGAGCGAGATCCTCATCGTGGGCGGTGAGGATCACAAGACCGGGCAGGAAGACGACGCCGAGGACCGCTATGCGCGGCTCGAAGGGTGGGCACGGGAGCGCTTTCCCGACATGGGGGACGTCCAGCATCGCTGGTCCGGGCAGGTCATGGAACCGGTCGACACCGTGGCCTACATCGGGAAGAACCCCGGTGACGAGAAGATCTGGGTGGCCACGGGGGACTCCGGGAACGGCATGACGCACGGCGTGATCGCCGGAATCCTGCTGCGCGATCTCATCCTCGGTCGCGAGAATTCGTGGGCCAAGGTCTACGAGCCAAGCCGCAAGTCGCTGCGCGCGGCGCTCTCCTACACCAAGGAGAACCTCAACATGGCCGCTCAGTACGCGAGCTGGGTGACTCCGGGCGACGTGGACGACATCGACGACGTTCCGCGCGGCGCCGGGGCGGTGGTTCGCAGCGGCCTCAAGAAGATCGCCGTCTATCGCGACACCGACGGCACGGTGCACTGCCGCTCGGCCGTGTGCGTCCATCTCGGCGCCATCCTGACCTGGAACTCCGAGGAGCAGACCTGGGACTGCCCCGCACATGGATCGCGTTTCGACGCCAAGGGCAAGGTGCTCAACGGACCGGCCAATGGCGACCTCCAACGGGTCGACGAAGAGGAGCTGGCCAAGGTCCCGGTTGGGCGGAACGTTGCCCGTGAGCCGGGCGCCCGCGGGGCCTGA